In Frederiksenia canicola, the sequence TTATTTGCGTCTCTTATCCCAGCAATTATGGGGGCAATCGCAGCCACGATGGCGGTGAATGGTAATCCATTAGGCGTTGGTTTATGGGTACTTGTTGCAATCGCAACGATGGTATTCCGTTGGGTTCAGCTCAAAATCGCTTACCGTGAAGGGGTGAACTTGGTTACTAACCTTGGTCACAAACTCAATGCATTAACTAATGCTGCAACGGTACTTGGGGTGTTCGTTGTCGGGGTGATGTGTGCCACGATGGTGAACGTCAAAGTGCCACTGGTTGCGACTATCGGGGAAAAAGTGGTGTCTGCACAAGCTAACCTTGATTTGATTCTCCCACGTTTAGTTCCTGCTCTCGTGGTTGGTTTCATCTACTGGTTACTCGGCAGACCAAAAATGAACTCCAACAAAGCGATTATGATCATCATCGCTCTCTGTATCTTGCTCTCTTGGGCTGGATTATTAGCGAAGGGTTAATGGTGAATGTAGGGGCAATATGATTTGCCCCTACAAATAAAAAGC encodes:
- a CDS encoding PTS system mannose/fructose/sorbose family transporter subunit IID, with protein sequence MTNYNEQVGNPKGYKLTDADFRQINIRNLFFNQIGWNYERMQGSGYLWIMLPQLRKMYGDNSPELQKVMVMHNQFFNTSPFFNTIVKGIDLALEEKQGVKSFEAVAGIKSGLMGPFAAIGDALFASLIPAIMGAIAATMAVNGNPLGVGLWVLVAIATMVFRWVQLKIAYREGVNLVTNLGHKLNALTNAATVLGVFVVGVMCATMVNVKVPLVATIGEKVVSAQANLDLILPRLVPALVVGFIYWLLGRPKMNSNKAIMIIIALCILLSWAGLLAKG